A stretch of Meiothermus sp. QL-1 DNA encodes these proteins:
- a CDS encoding S1C family serine protease, whose product MSMRSTSTILLGLLLVVGGGVAWFNLSKSQAPATSEPLAQAQPFDQNRAFLENERNTMEVVQRSGDGVVFVAVRSTPRLRDLGFFAPFLQPQPQEGSGSGFVIDQDGLILTNYHVIEGADQITVRFHNDPRSYPARVVGTAEPLDLALIRVQAPRERLKPMRLGDSDQVRVGQKAIAMGNPFGLEFTVTEGIVSAIRRNPNDGNASGKGAFVPTVIQTDAAINPGNSGGPLLNSRGEVIGINTFIYSTTGALGGAQSAGIGFAIPINLAKQYLADLKAGKNITAEEIVRSRPRLGVTLSVLSMAEYPENIRRQNRLPDSGLMIQQVERNSPAERAGLRPATRTVQLQLRSGQIIELGVNGDIILEADGNPINNINDLRAVLLAKKQGEAVTLKVWREGQTREVRVVPQIIR is encoded by the coding sequence ATGTCGATGAGAAGCACTTCGACGATTCTCCTGGGGCTCCTCCTGGTGGTAGGGGGTGGGGTGGCCTGGTTCAACCTGAGCAAAAGCCAGGCCCCCGCAACCTCAGAACCCCTGGCCCAGGCCCAGCCCTTCGACCAAAACCGGGCCTTCCTGGAAAACGAGCGCAACACCATGGAGGTGGTGCAGCGCAGCGGGGACGGGGTGGTTTTCGTGGCGGTGCGCAGCACACCGCGGCTTCGCGACCTGGGGTTTTTCGCTCCCTTCCTGCAACCCCAGCCACAGGAGGGCTCCGGCTCGGGCTTCGTGATCGACCAGGACGGTCTTATCCTCACCAACTACCACGTGATCGAGGGGGCCGACCAAATCACCGTGCGCTTCCACAACGACCCCAGAAGCTACCCCGCGCGGGTGGTGGGCACCGCCGAGCCGCTGGACCTGGCCCTCATCCGGGTACAGGCTCCCCGCGAGCGGCTCAAACCCATGCGGCTGGGCGACTCTGACCAGGTGCGGGTAGGGCAGAAGGCCATCGCCATGGGGAACCCCTTCGGCCTCGAGTTCACCGTGACCGAGGGCATCGTCTCGGCCATCCGGCGCAACCCCAACGACGGCAACGCCAGCGGCAAGGGGGCCTTTGTGCCCACCGTGATTCAGACCGACGCCGCCATCAACCCGGGCAACTCGGGGGGACCCCTGCTCAACTCGAGGGGCGAGGTAATCGGCATCAACACCTTCATCTACAGCACCACTGGGGCGCTGGGCGGGGCCCAGTCGGCGGGCATTGGCTTCGCCATCCCCATCAACCTGGCCAAGCAGTACCTGGCCGACCTCAAGGCTGGGAAGAACATCACCGCCGAGGAAATCGTGCGCTCCCGGCCCCGCCTGGGGGTGACCCTCTCGGTGCTCTCCATGGCCGAGTACCCCGAGAACATCCGCCGACAAAACCGCCTGCCCGACTCAGGGCTGATGATCCAGCAAGTAGAACGGAACAGCCCCGCCGAGCGGGCTGGCCTGCGGCCTGCTACCCGCACGGTGCAGCTTCAGCTACGCAGCGGCCAGATCATCGAGCTCGGTGTCAACGGCGATATCATCCTGGAGGCCGATGGCAACCCCATCAACAACATCAACGACCTGCGGGCGGTGCTCCTGGCCAAAAAACAGGGCGAGGCGGTGACCCTCAAGGTCTGGCGCGAGGGGCAGACCCGAGAGGTACGGGTGGTACCACAAATCATTCGCTAG
- the purU gene encoding formyltetrahydrofolate deformylase gives MRSETTARLLITCPDRPGIVAAVSSFLFHHGANITALDQHSTDPEGGLFFMRLEFQTPHLDVSREILEKAFAETVAERFQMDWRIAYAAEVKKVAILVSRYDHALLELLWRHSNKELPCTITQVISNHPDLRAEVERFGIPFHHVPVEKGRKEEAEARMLELLQGNDLLVLARYMQILTPAFVAHYPNRIINIHHSFLPAFVGANPYKQAYQRGVKIIGATAHYVTEELDQGPIIEQDVVRVSHRHNVADLVRLGRDLERTVLARAVQWHLEDRIIVYGNKTVVFS, from the coding sequence ATGCGGTCCGAGACCACCGCGCGCCTCCTCATCACCTGTCCTGACCGGCCCGGCATCGTAGCCGCGGTCTCGAGCTTCCTCTTTCACCACGGGGCCAACATCACCGCCCTCGACCAGCACTCCACCGACCCCGAAGGGGGGCTCTTCTTCATGCGGCTGGAATTCCAGACCCCGCACCTGGATGTTTCGCGCGAAATCCTGGAGAAAGCCTTCGCCGAGACGGTGGCCGAGCGCTTCCAGATGGACTGGCGCATTGCCTACGCTGCCGAGGTGAAGAAGGTGGCCATCCTGGTCTCCCGCTACGACCACGCTCTTCTGGAACTCCTCTGGCGGCACAGCAACAAGGAGCTCCCCTGCACCATCACCCAGGTCATCTCCAACCACCCCGACCTTCGGGCTGAGGTGGAGCGCTTCGGCATTCCTTTCCATCACGTACCGGTGGAAAAGGGCAGAAAAGAGGAGGCCGAGGCCCGCATGCTGGAGCTTTTGCAGGGCAACGACCTATTGGTGCTGGCCCGCTACATGCAGATCCTCACGCCCGCCTTCGTGGCCCACTACCCCAACCGCATCATCAACATCCACCACTCCTTCCTGCCGGCCTTCGTGGGGGCCAACCCCTACAAGCAGGCCTACCAGCGGGGGGTGAAGATCATCGGGGCCACCGCCCACTACGTGACCGAGGAGCTGGACCAAGGGCCTATCATCGAGCAGGATGTGGTGCGGGTCTCCCACCGGCACAACGTGGCCGACCTGGTGCGCCTGGGCCGCGACCTCGAGCGCACCGTGCTGGCCCGGGCGGTGCAGTGGCACCTGGAGGACCGCATTATCGTCTACGGCAACAAGACCGTGGTCTTTTCATAA
- a CDS encoding alpha/beta hydrolase yields the protein MRASSTWTPHPQGPGHTVVGEVWVFEGLRSPELGNQRDIRVYLPPSYRQSERRYPVLYMHDGQNLFDEATSYVGEWQVDENMEALAREGLEAIVVGIPNMGLERLDEYSPFRDPRYGGGRGARYLRFIVETLKPFIDDELRTLPGRAHTAIAGSSMGGFISLCAYHLYPQVFGGAGVMSPSFWFAEGAIYHLVEKTPRAPGRLYMDVGHLELSLSGVDSRRYLEDVRRMHRLLLQKGWRLGVDYHYLEDPAGAHHEAHWARRFPGMARFLLQSG from the coding sequence GTGCGCGCCTCCTCGACCTGGACCCCCCACCCCCAGGGCCCCGGCCACACCGTGGTGGGCGAGGTATGGGTCTTCGAAGGCCTGCGGAGCCCGGAGCTCGGCAACCAGCGGGACATCCGGGTCTACCTGCCCCCCTCCTACCGCCAAAGCGAGCGGCGCTACCCGGTGCTCTACATGCACGACGGGCAGAACCTCTTCGACGAGGCCACCAGCTACGTGGGGGAGTGGCAGGTGGACGAGAACATGGAGGCCTTGGCCAGGGAAGGGCTGGAGGCCATCGTGGTGGGCATCCCCAACATGGGCCTGGAGCGGCTCGACGAGTACAGCCCCTTCCGCGACCCCCGGTATGGGGGGGGCCGGGGGGCCCGGTATTTGCGCTTCATCGTGGAAACCCTCAAGCCCTTCATCGACGACGAGCTTCGCACCCTACCGGGCCGCGCCCATACCGCCATCGCGGGCTCCTCGATGGGGGGCTTTATCAGCCTTTGCGCCTACCACCTCTACCCCCAGGTCTTCGGGGGTGCTGGGGTGATGAGCCCCTCCTTCTGGTTTGCTGAAGGGGCCATCTACCACCTGGTGGAAAAGACCCCCCGGGCACCGGGCCGGCTTTACATGGACGTGGGCCACCTCGAGCTAAGCCTCTCCGGGGTGGACAGCCGCCGCTACCTGGAGGATGTGCGCCGAATGCACCGGCTGCTTTTGCAGAAGGGCTGGCGCCTGGGGGTGGATTACCACTACCTGGAGGACCCCGCAGGCGCCCACCACGAGGCCCACTGGGCCCGGCGTTTCCCCGGTATGGCGCGCTTCCTGCTGCAATCCGGTTGA
- a CDS encoding GNAT family N-acetyltransferase: protein MWHESIPLEGRFVRLIPLGLEHAAAMLEHFDPEALRYMALTPREATLAAMEEYIRSLLAAPDRVNWAILDRASNRIAGRTGYVRVNPAHRSVEITTWIFTPFQGSHVNPESKYLLLEHAFETLGAIRVQLRADARNLRSRRAIEKLGATLEGILRKDQIYPTGEVRDTAVYSIVDEEWPRVRARLRARLYGELAPELD, encoded by the coding sequence ATGTGGCACGAGAGCATTCCCCTGGAGGGGCGCTTCGTGCGGCTTATACCTTTGGGGCTGGAGCACGCCGCGGCCATGCTCGAGCACTTCGACCCCGAAGCACTCCGCTACATGGCCCTCACCCCCCGCGAGGCCACCCTGGCTGCCATGGAGGAGTACATCCGCTCGCTCCTCGCGGCCCCCGACCGGGTCAACTGGGCTATTCTGGATAGGGCCAGCAACCGAATAGCCGGGCGCACCGGGTATGTGCGGGTCAACCCGGCCCATCGCTCGGTAGAGATCACCACCTGGATTTTCACCCCTTTCCAGGGCAGCCATGTCAACCCCGAGAGCAAGTACCTCTTGCTCGAGCACGCCTTCGAAACCCTGGGGGCCATCCGGGTGCAGCTCAGGGCCGATGCCCGCAACCTGCGGAGCCGAAGGGCCATCGAGAAGCTGGGGGCCACCCTGGAGGGCATCCTGCGCAAGGACCAGATCTACCCGACCGGGGAGGTGCGCGACACCGCGGTCTACTCGATTGTGGACGAGGAGTGGCCCCGGGTCAGGGCCCGCCTTCGCGCCCGGCTTTACGGCGAGCTAGCGCCGGAACTCGATTAG
- a CDS encoding molybdenum cofactor biosynthesis protein B, with protein MIRVGVLTISDREARGEVEDQAYAAVREALALGPYEITHYEIVPDEPAQIKRVLRLWTDREGLDVILTSGSIRLSSRDHAPEATREMLEKEAPGIAELIRRETYKKNPLAALSRGVAGVRGKTLIVNLPGGPQACRDSLEVLLPLIPEAVERITGRPVGQMAQSFWFD; from the coding sequence GTGATTCGCGTGGGCGTGCTGACCATCTCCGACCGGGAGGCGCGGGGCGAGGTGGAGGACCAGGCCTATGCCGCTGTCCGCGAGGCCCTGGCTCTGGGCCCATACGAGATTACCCACTACGAAATCGTTCCTGATGAGCCTGCCCAGATCAAGCGCGTCCTGAGGCTCTGGACCGACCGAGAGGGGCTGGATGTGATTCTTACCAGCGGCAGCATCCGCCTAAGCAGCCGCGACCACGCCCCCGAGGCCACCCGGGAGATGCTCGAGAAGGAAGCCCCCGGCATCGCGGAGTTGATTCGACGCGAAACCTACAAGAAAAACCCCCTGGCTGCGCTCTCGCGGGGGGTGGCCGGGGTGCGGGGCAAGACCCTGATTGTCAACCTGCCCGGCGGACCCCAGGCCTGCCGCGACTCCCTGGAGGTCCTTTTGCCCCTGATTCCCGAGGCGGTGGAGCGCATCACCGGCCGCCCGGTGGGCCAGATGGCCCAGTCCTTCTGGTTTGACTAG
- a CDS encoding arginine--tRNA ligase encodes MRASRLDVKATLREALVEALQGLGLGELPEVVVQETPPDKPGDYGTPVAMALARHLRKAPAQIAADLAQTLQPPPWVRRVLVLGGYLNFELEPAFLVENATQPLPPFPPKEGKVLLEHTSVNPNKELHVGHLRNICLGDALARILRFVGHQVEVMNYIDDTGRQAAESLFALAYFGLGAPSGKYDHWVGQAYVRLHRAMEDPAAKARIEEGVQATLHRLEAGELRAEVERILKAQLATMYRLGAEYDLLVWESDIVREGLLEKAMRALEASPYVLRPKEGKYAGALVMDTSPFIPGLEDPYLVLIRSNGTSTYTAKDIALQFWKMGLLQGLRFLPYDTQPSGAILYSTHPEGQPMPFGGAQETINVVDARQSHALRVVQASLEVEGRPDLAQKCFHLAYETVLLEGQQMSGRKGITISVDEVLDEAVRRVRRVIDEKNPGHPSPAEAAEAIGVGAVRFAMLKTEAKKQIDFRYEQALSLEGDTGPYVQYAYARAGAILRKAEEMGLGEEAPDFTQATSYEVALARTLLRFAEVVQDAARNKAPHILAQYLLDLAAAWNSFYNAKTPEGRPATPVLTAPPGLRGVRLRLVEALRTTLRQGLWLLGLRAPEVM; translated from the coding sequence GTGCGAGCATCGCGTCTGGACGTAAAAGCCACGCTTCGTGAAGCCCTGGTTGAGGCGCTGCAGGGCCTGGGCCTTGGCGAGCTGCCGGAGGTGGTGGTGCAGGAGACCCCGCCGGATAAGCCGGGCGACTACGGCACCCCGGTGGCCATGGCCCTGGCCCGCCATTTGCGCAAGGCCCCCGCACAGATCGCCGCCGACCTGGCCCAGACCCTCCAGCCTCCCCCCTGGGTGCGCCGCGTTCTGGTCCTGGGGGGGTACCTGAACTTCGAGCTCGAGCCGGCCTTCCTGGTAGAGAACGCCACCCAGCCCCTGCCGCCCTTTCCCCCCAAGGAAGGCAAGGTGCTCTTGGAGCACACCTCGGTCAACCCCAACAAGGAGCTTCACGTGGGCCACCTGCGCAACATCTGCCTGGGCGACGCGCTGGCCCGCATCCTGCGCTTCGTGGGGCACCAGGTGGAGGTGATGAACTACATCGACGACACTGGGCGGCAGGCGGCCGAGAGCCTTTTCGCCCTGGCCTACTTTGGCCTGGGGGCCCCCTCGGGGAAGTACGACCACTGGGTGGGGCAGGCCTACGTGCGGCTTCACCGGGCGATGGAAGACCCCGCGGCAAAGGCCCGGATTGAGGAAGGGGTCCAGGCAACCCTGCACCGGCTGGAGGCTGGGGAGCTCAGGGCCGAGGTGGAGCGGATTCTGAAGGCCCAGCTCGCCACCATGTACCGCCTGGGGGCCGAGTACGACCTCCTGGTCTGGGAGTCGGACATCGTGCGGGAGGGGCTTTTGGAGAAGGCCATGCGGGCCCTGGAGGCCTCCCCCTACGTCCTGCGCCCCAAGGAGGGCAAGTATGCCGGGGCTTTGGTGATGGACACCAGCCCCTTCATCCCGGGGCTGGAGGACCCCTACCTGGTGCTCATCCGCTCCAACGGCACCTCCACCTACACCGCCAAGGACATCGCCCTGCAGTTTTGGAAGATGGGGCTTTTGCAGGGCCTTCGCTTCCTTCCCTACGATACCCAGCCCAGCGGGGCCATCCTGTACAGCACCCATCCCGAGGGCCAGCCCATGCCCTTTGGCGGGGCTCAGGAGACCATCAACGTGGTGGACGCCCGCCAGAGCCACGCGCTGCGGGTGGTGCAGGCCTCCCTCGAGGTCGAAGGGCGGCCCGACCTGGCCCAGAAGTGCTTCCACCTGGCCTACGAGACCGTGCTGCTGGAGGGGCAGCAGATGTCAGGGCGCAAGGGCATCACCATCTCGGTCGACGAGGTGCTGGACGAGGCGGTGCGCCGGGTGCGCCGGGTAATCGACGAGAAGAACCCCGGCCACCCCAGCCCCGCCGAGGCTGCCGAGGCGATTGGGGTGGGGGCGGTTCGCTTCGCCATGCTCAAGACCGAGGCCAAAAAGCAGATCGACTTTCGCTACGAGCAGGCCTTGAGCCTGGAGGGCGACACCGGGCCCTACGTGCAGTACGCCTACGCCCGGGCCGGGGCCATCTTGCGCAAGGCAGAGGAGATGGGTCTGGGGGAGGAGGCGCCGGACTTCACCCAGGCCACTTCCTACGAGGTCGCCCTGGCCAGGACCCTGCTGCGCTTCGCCGAGGTGGTGCAGGACGCCGCGCGCAACAAAGCCCCTCATATCCTGGCCCAGTACCTGCTGGATCTGGCCGCGGCCTGGAACAGCTTCTACAATGCCAAAACCCCCGAGGGCCGTCCGGCCACCCCGGTCCTCACCGCACCGCCGGGGCTGCGGGGGGTGCGGCTGCGGTTGGTGGAGGCCCTGCGCACAACCCTACGGCAGGGGCTCTGGCTTCTGGGACTGAGGGCCCCCGAGGTGATGTAG
- a CDS encoding Stp1/IreP family PP2C-type Ser/Thr phosphatase, whose product MPGSESLPMVYAAALTDPGRKRALNEDAVAQCVMPYGGIFIVADGMGGHRTGEVASQMAVSRIMEMLRRSEPSPQGLLEAYEAANEAIYLAGQKPESRGMGTTCTTLWLDLPYALIAHVGDSRAYLLRDGELTQLTQDHSWVADRVRQGLLTEEEARNHRWRNVITNALGSFPAARVDLVGLKVRPGDVFLLCSDGLSGVLEDRVLAEMILTHPPEPAVAKLIRLANDWGGPDNISAVVVTIGSQVPENPRPYALPLEAGAGPVRLQSGNDPEVLATQVTGPTPRPSFWQRWGNLILLLLWFALLGFVLFNQFGSSHTP is encoded by the coding sequence ATGCCAGGTTCGGAAAGCCTCCCGATGGTGTATGCGGCAGCGCTGACCGACCCTGGCCGCAAGCGCGCCCTGAATGAGGACGCCGTCGCCCAGTGTGTGATGCCCTATGGGGGAATCTTCATCGTGGCCGACGGCATGGGCGGCCACCGCACCGGCGAGGTGGCCTCGCAGATGGCGGTGAGCCGGATTATGGAGATGCTGCGCCGGAGCGAGCCCTCGCCCCAGGGGCTCCTGGAGGCCTATGAGGCCGCCAACGAGGCCATCTACCTAGCCGGACAAAAGCCCGAGTCGCGCGGCATGGGCACCACCTGCACCACCCTGTGGCTCGACCTACCCTACGCCCTCATCGCCCACGTGGGGGACTCCAGGGCCTACCTGCTGCGCGACGGCGAGCTAACCCAGCTTACCCAGGACCACTCCTGGGTGGCCGACCGGGTACGCCAGGGCCTGCTGACCGAAGAAGAGGCCCGCAACCACCGCTGGCGCAACGTAATCACCAACGCTTTAGGCTCCTTCCCTGCCGCCCGGGTAGACCTGGTGGGCCTGAAGGTGCGGCCCGGGGATGTGTTCCTGCTCTGCTCCGATGGGCTAAGCGGGGTGCTGGAAGACAGGGTGCTGGCCGAGATGATCCTCACCCACCCGCCCGAACCCGCGGTGGCCAAGCTCATCCGGCTGGCCAACGACTGGGGCGGCCCCGACAACATCAGCGCGGTGGTGGTGACCATCGGCAGCCAGGTGCCGGAAAATCCGCGTCCTTATGCTCTACCGCTCGAGGCCGGCGCGGGACCGGTACGGCTGCAAAGCGGCAACGACCCCGAGGTGCTGGCCACCCAGGTGACCGGGCCCACGCCCCGCCCCTCCTTCTGGCAGCGCTGGGGCAACCTGATCCTGCTGCTTTTGTGGTTCGCCCTGCTGGGCTTCGTGCTCTTCAACCAGTTTGGCTCGAGCCACACCCCCTAG
- a CDS encoding tRNA (guanosine(46)-N(7))-methyltransferase TrmB: MLVRVGECPFPLDPAPEVLEVGFGDGRFTAALARLHPQRRILGAEVSAASVARAIRRFRREGIANVVVYHGQATFALRNLVAPRSLKQVYVNFPDPWPKAKHQENRLLRREFFRRLSTRLAEGGELLLTTDHEAYWRFAQDEALASGLYTVETPPPPPHHLTTKYALKWKEQGRSFYHAVFRKKGEDPDPWPPLPRYPMPHALMSGKLPLLESFPKTVVRFEGGTAVLLEAARALPEGYYFLTHLDEEDLVQDVLLEARPSAHGLYVGLARFGAPLATPGVKAAVAWLVGFLEGQGLKVIQRSY, encoded by the coding sequence GTGCTGGTTCGGGTGGGCGAGTGCCCCTTCCCCCTAGACCCCGCTCCCGAGGTGCTCGAGGTGGGCTTTGGCGACGGGCGCTTTACCGCAGCGCTGGCTCGGCTGCACCCCCAGCGGCGCATCCTGGGGGCCGAGGTCTCGGCGGCCTCGGTGGCCCGGGCCATCCGGCGCTTCCGACGAGAGGGCATAGCAAACGTCGTGGTCTACCATGGCCAGGCCACCTTTGCCCTCAGGAACCTGGTGGCCCCCCGGAGCCTAAAGCAGGTCTACGTCAACTTCCCCGACCCCTGGCCCAAGGCCAAGCACCAGGAAAACCGCCTGCTGCGCCGGGAATTCTTCCGGCGGCTCTCCACCCGGCTGGCCGAGGGGGGTGAGCTGCTCCTCACCACCGACCACGAGGCCTACTGGCGCTTTGCCCAGGACGAAGCCCTGGCCAGCGGCCTGTACACGGTGGAAACCCCGCCCCCGCCCCCCCACCACCTCACCACCAAGTACGCCCTCAAGTGGAAGGAGCAGGGCCGCAGCTTCTACCACGCGGTCTTCCGTAAGAAGGGTGAGGACCCCGACCCCTGGCCACCGCTTCCGAGGTACCCCATGCCCCACGCCCTGATGTCCGGTAAACTGCCCCTACTGGAGAGCTTCCCCAAAACCGTGGTCCGCTTCGAAGGCGGCACGGCGGTGCTGCTCGAGGCCGCCCGCGCCCTGCCCGAGGGCTACTATTTTCTCACCCACCTGGATGAAGAGGACCTGGTGCAGGATGTGCTCCTGGAAGCCCGGCCCAGCGCCCACGGCCTCTATGTGGGCCTCGCCCGCTTCGGGGCCCCCTTAGCGACCCCAGGGGTCAAGGCCGCGGTGGCCTGGCTGGTGGGCTTCCTGGAGGGGCAGGGGCTGAAAGTGATACAACGCTCATACTGA
- the aceE gene encoding pyruvate dehydrogenase (acetyl-transferring), homodimeric type: MVEDRELIAARAGLSAEEQLRLEDLENQEWRESLEYVLRSAGRDRVAQLMEMLENYAYRMGVVIHDKVNTPYVNTIAKEHEPPYPGDLELEQRIANILRWNTIAIVQQANKKAEGIGGHISTYASIAELMEMGFNHFFRGPESPDRDLVFYQGHMSPGVYARSYLEGRLSEADLAKFRRELLGGPGRGLSSYPHPWLMPDYWEFPTVSMGLGPIQAIYQARFMRYLEERGLKPKTGAKVWAFLGDGEQDEPETTGALRVAANEELDNLVFVINANLQRLDGPVRGNSKIIQELESLYRGAGWNVIKVVWGSAWDELFARDTEGVLLERMEQLVDGESQRYAAYGGKELRERFFNTPALKKLIEGMSDEDLDRLTRSRGGHDNRKIYAAFKAAAEHRGSPTVIIARTIKGYCLGPTAQAKNVAHQVKKLTLDDLREARDHLGIPIPDEELENTPFYHPGPDSPEVRYMLERRKALGGLIPVRQVKDYRIQTPDLAFFEEFLTGSGGREISTTMAFVRMLTKLVRHPEVGRLIVPIVPDEARTFGMEGVIAAVGIYSPKGQLYTPVDAGTVTVYRESETGQLLQEGINEAGAMCSFIAAGTAYAHHGIPTIPFYIFYSMFGLQRIGDLVWAAADQRTKGFLMGATAGRTTLNGEGLQHEDGHSHLLALPVPNLMAYDPAFAYELAVILQDGMKRMYQDGEDIFYYITLMNENYPQPPMPEPREEVRQGILKGMYLFRKSELKKPRARAQLLGSGTILNEVLKAQGLLEAYGVAADVWSVTSYKALYYEAMETARYNRLHPGEKPRLGYAAQCLNPTEGPIVAASDYVKALPDLLSGYLNRPIHSLGTDGFGRSDTREALRDFFEVDARHITAAALSALRAEGKLSLQTVQAAFRKLEIDPEREAAHKR, from the coding sequence ATGGTTGAGGACCGCGAACTGATCGCCGCTCGAGCCGGGCTTTCTGCTGAGGAGCAGCTACGGCTCGAGGACCTCGAGAACCAGGAGTGGCGCGAAAGCCTGGAGTATGTGCTGCGGAGCGCGGGGCGCGACAGGGTGGCCCAGCTCATGGAGATGCTGGAGAACTACGCCTACCGCATGGGCGTGGTCATCCACGACAAGGTCAACACCCCCTACGTCAACACCATCGCCAAAGAGCACGAGCCGCCCTACCCAGGCGACCTGGAGCTCGAGCAGCGCATCGCCAACATTCTGCGCTGGAACACCATCGCCATCGTGCAGCAGGCCAACAAGAAGGCCGAGGGCATCGGGGGGCACATCTCCACCTACGCCAGCATCGCTGAGCTGATGGAGATGGGCTTCAACCACTTTTTCCGGGGCCCTGAGTCCCCCGACCGCGACCTGGTCTTCTACCAAGGGCATATGTCGCCTGGGGTTTACGCCCGAAGCTACCTGGAGGGCCGCCTCAGCGAGGCCGATCTGGCCAAATTCCGCCGCGAGCTTCTGGGGGGGCCTGGCCGGGGGCTTTCCAGCTACCCTCATCCCTGGCTGATGCCCGACTACTGGGAGTTCCCCACCGTCAGCATGGGCCTGGGGCCCATCCAGGCCATCTACCAGGCTCGCTTCATGCGCTACTTGGAGGAGCGCGGTCTCAAGCCCAAGACAGGGGCCAAGGTCTGGGCCTTCCTGGGCGACGGCGAGCAGGACGAGCCCGAGACCACCGGTGCGCTTAGGGTGGCGGCCAACGAGGAGCTGGACAACCTGGTCTTCGTCATCAACGCCAACCTGCAGCGGCTGGACGGGCCGGTGCGGGGCAACTCCAAGATCATTCAGGAGCTGGAATCGCTCTACCGCGGCGCTGGCTGGAACGTGATTAAGGTGGTCTGGGGCAGCGCCTGGGACGAGCTTTTCGCCCGGGATACGGAAGGGGTGCTCCTGGAGCGGATGGAGCAGCTTGTGGACGGCGAGAGCCAGCGCTATGCGGCCTACGGAGGGAAGGAGCTGCGGGAGAGGTTCTTCAACACCCCGGCCCTCAAGAAGCTCATCGAGGGGATGAGCGATGAGGACCTGGACCGCCTCACCCGCTCGCGCGGCGGCCACGACAACCGTAAAATCTATGCCGCCTTCAAGGCCGCGGCCGAGCACCGGGGTTCGCCCACCGTGATCATCGCCCGCACCATCAAGGGCTACTGCCTGGGCCCCACCGCCCAGGCCAAGAACGTGGCCCACCAGGTCAAGAAACTCACCCTGGACGACCTGCGCGAGGCCCGTGACCATCTGGGCATTCCCATTCCCGACGAGGAGCTGGAGAACACCCCCTTCTACCACCCGGGCCCCGACTCCCCCGAGGTGCGCTACATGCTCGAGCGCCGCAAGGCCCTGGGGGGGCTCATCCCGGTGCGGCAGGTTAAGGACTACCGCATCCAGACCCCGGACCTGGCCTTTTTCGAGGAGTTCCTAACTGGCTCCGGAGGGCGGGAGATCTCCACCACCATGGCCTTCGTGCGGATGCTTACCAAGCTGGTGCGCCACCCCGAGGTGGGCAGACTCATCGTGCCCATCGTTCCCGACGAAGCCCGTACCTTTGGCATGGAGGGGGTGATTGCGGCGGTGGGCATCTACTCGCCAAAGGGCCAGCTCTACACCCCGGTGGACGCCGGTACTGTGACCGTCTACCGCGAGTCCGAGACCGGCCAGCTTTTGCAGGAGGGCATCAACGAGGCAGGGGCCATGTGCAGCTTCATCGCGGCGGGCACCGCCTACGCCCACCACGGCATTCCCACCATTCCTTTCTACATCTTCTACTCCATGTTCGGCCTGCAGCGGATTGGCGATCTGGTTTGGGCCGCTGCCGACCAGCGCACCAAGGGTTTTCTGATGGGGGCCACGGCCGGCCGCACCACCCTCAACGGTGAGGGGCTGCAGCACGAGGACGGTCACTCCCACCTTCTGGCCCTGCCGGTGCCCAACCTGATGGCCTACGACCCTGCTTTTGCCTACGAGCTGGCCGTCATCCTGCAGGATGGCATGAAGAGGATGTACCAGGATGGGGAGGACATCTTCTACTACATCACCCTGATGAACGAGAACTACCCCCAGCCCCCCATGCCCGAGCCCCGCGAGGAGGTTCGCCAGGGCATCCTCAAGGGCATGTACCTCTTCCGCAAAAGCGAGCTCAAAAAACCCAGGGCCCGGGCGCAGCTTTTGGGCAGCGGCACCATCCTCAACGAGGTCCTCAAGGCCCAGGGCCTGCTGGAGGCCTATGGGGTGGCCGCCGACGTTTGGAGCGTGACCAGCTACAAGGCTCTTTACTACGAGGCCATGGAGACGGCCCGCTACAACCGGCTGCACCCTGGCGAAAAGCCCAGGCTGGGCTATGCGGCGCAGTGCCTGAACCCCACCGAGGGGCCCATCGTGGCCGCCTCGGACTACGTGAAGGCCCTACCCGATTTGCTCTCGGGCTACCTGAACCGGCCCATCCATAGCCTGGGCACCGACGGCTTTGGCCGCTCGGATACCCGCGAGGCCCTGCGCGACTTCTTCGAGGTGGACGCCCGGCACATCACCGCAGCGGCGCTTTCGGCCCTGCGGGCCGAGGGCAAGCTGAGCCTTCAGACCGTACAGGCGGCGTTCCGCAAGCTGGAGATTGACCCTGAGCGGGAGGCTGCGCACAAGCGCTAG